In one Chitinophaga sancti genomic region, the following are encoded:
- a CDS encoding ATP-binding protein, with the protein MNLLQRIVTTGCSNVKGTSLQEVEDTQRTIRIVNALCLICAVICVSFSVCCHYLLGNQIFVWPAITAALAFFSIICLNGLGKHTLASTLLIVVNNVTIQYYSAVMGRVTEIHLLFIFLIGLSLLLFQKPSQRRMMIGITIGCFMAGEVNMYFGFFPPLLNFVNTVTTEFVIRWVTIPGILVLDLLVFSFYVKHVDRLRNREMLHVQEMLEGVRLHNADLEALTAKLARATDAKTVFVRETSHEIRTPLNAIFGISQLLQLKVAQDRNLAPIRLLADHLYAASFNTREIINNVLEFSRIEAGKADMAESSSLDVREWLENVVNIHQYIAGIKMVRIRYNIAEEMPEFLMADKLLLTKMLNNLLSNAIKFTASESNVFIHIFVKGDRWFITVADEGDGISEDRQSTIFEAFVSERNIFQEGTGLGLHITRHLAEAMGGSIEIKSKKGVGTTFMVNLPLEGVSRQPGKVAAEVPGRMLHLNAAAILIIEDDKMSQMILTRFLSSLGSRVTVAGNGVEGMLLGRASKPDIIILDAHIPGMSGMDTLTQIREDDVLKNVPVIIASGDAFNGASEEMINAGANDYLVKPIEFKALHATLTKYIE; encoded by the coding sequence ATGAACCTACTACAACGAATCGTTACTACTGGCTGCAGTAACGTGAAGGGAACTTCATTGCAGGAGGTTGAAGACACACAGCGAACTATACGAATTGTCAACGCCTTGTGTCTGATCTGTGCTGTAATATGTGTATCCTTCAGCGTATGCTGCCACTACCTTCTTGGAAACCAAATCTTTGTATGGCCGGCTATCACAGCAGCCCTTGCCTTTTTTTCTATCATTTGTCTGAACGGGCTTGGAAAACACACTCTCGCCAGCACACTACTGATTGTAGTGAACAATGTGACCATTCAATATTACAGCGCCGTTATGGGCCGGGTCACTGAAATTCATCTCTTGTTTATTTTCCTGATCGGTTTATCATTACTACTTTTTCAAAAACCTTCCCAGAGAAGGATGATGATTGGCATTACTATTGGCTGTTTTATGGCCGGTGAGGTCAATATGTACTTTGGATTCTTTCCGCCCCTGCTGAATTTCGTAAACACTGTTACGACTGAGTTCGTGATCCGCTGGGTCACTATTCCCGGGATCCTGGTCCTGGATCTGCTGGTGTTTTCCTTTTATGTTAAGCATGTAGACCGCCTGCGGAACCGGGAAATGTTGCATGTGCAGGAAATGCTGGAAGGGGTGCGCTTGCACAATGCAGACCTGGAAGCGCTCACGGCAAAACTGGCCAGGGCCACAGATGCGAAGACGGTTTTTGTACGGGAAACCAGTCATGAGATCCGTACGCCGCTGAATGCCATCTTCGGTATCAGTCAGCTACTGCAGCTCAAGGTGGCGCAGGACAGGAACCTCGCTCCCATCCGGCTGCTGGCCGATCATTTGTATGCCGCCAGTTTTAACACCCGGGAAATCATTAACAATGTACTGGAGTTTTCTCGGATCGAAGCCGGTAAGGCGGATATGGCCGAGAGTTCATCACTGGACGTCCGGGAATGGCTGGAAAATGTGGTCAATATTCACCAGTATATAGCAGGGATTAAAATGGTGCGGATCCGCTATAATATAGCCGAGGAGATGCCGGAATTCCTGATGGCAGATAAGCTGCTGCTGACCAAGATGCTTAACAACCTCTTGTCGAACGCGATCAAATTCACCGCAAGCGAAAGCAATGTTTTTATTCACATATTTGTGAAGGGAGACAGGTGGTTTATTACCGTGGCCGATGAGGGAGATGGGATTAGTGAGGACCGGCAGTCGACTATTTTCGAGGCATTTGTATCTGAGCGGAATATCTTCCAGGAAGGCACCGGTTTGGGCCTGCACATTACCCGGCACCTGGCGGAGGCCATGGGCGGAAGTATAGAAATAAAAAGTAAGAAAGGTGTGGGCACCACGTTTATGGTGAATTTGCCACTGGAAGGAGTTTCCCGGCAACCTGGCAAGGTAGCAGCGGAAGTGCCGGGAAGAATGCTGCATCTCAATGCTGCCGCCATCCTGATCATAGAAGATGATAAAATGAGCCAGATGATCCTGACCCGGTTTTTGTCAAGTTTGGGTAGCAGGGTCACGGTGGCAGGTAATGGTGTGGAAGGAATGTTGTTAGGCCGGGCTTCCAAGCCGGATATTATCATCCTGGATGCGCATATTCCGGGAATGAGTGGGATGGATACATTGACGCAGATCCGGGAGGACGATGTGTTGAAGAATGTGCCGGTGATTATTGCGAGCGGAGATGCGTTTAATGGTGCCAGTGAGGAGATGATCAATGCGGGCGCGAATGATTATTTAGTGAAGCCGATTGAGTTTAAGGCCCTGCATGCGACGCTGACGAAGTATATTGAATAG
- a CDS encoding M1 family metallopeptidase: MLGACISGAALAQSEAPKYDPHAAFSPLFYPTNGNEYRSASGAPGHKYWQNKADYAISATLDTGAHRLTGSVAITYTNNSPDQLPFLWLQLDQNIFREDSRGSATAVVSGGRFANKSYTKGNEIKSVSIVASGKSTPVKFLVTDTRMQLFLPQPQAANGAAIKIKIEYAFDIPQYGTDRMGRLTTQNGWLYEVAQWYPRMEVYDDILGWNSIPYQGAAEFYLEYGNFDYKITVPAGLVVVGSGELVNPAEVLTAREQSRLAAAYKSEKTVMIRDSSDVVKAADKRKGNLTWHFVCKNARDVSWAASKAFVWDAARINLPGGKKALAQSVYPTEAIRRPNGWIRSTEFVKGCIEYYSKQWFPYTYPVATNVAGSISGMEYPGIVFCSWRSSGSGLWGVTDHEFGHNWFPMIVGSNERKYAWMDEGFNTFINQGSTEAFNKGEYFTPQTLQNMGRGMVGPDPIMTIPDVVQNSYLGTAAYFKPSAGLNILRDYILGKERFEFAFRTYINRWAFKHPTPWDFFRTMENAAGEDLAWFWRGWFLENWALDQAVKDVKYVSGDPSKGALISIENRDQLVLPAVVAYTESNGKSDTVRLPAEIWQRGATWTFRVNTSSKLTSVVIDPAKGLPDVDPSNNTWKGEVRKVAAGVTATDVINRYFTAIGGIDKLNGIKDQSMAAIGSVQGTEISMVKKFKSPDKYYMDIYIAAMGAHASRLIINGDSVVAEQMGNKMPVDASMRNELKSSLELFPEKQYLSDGAKVVLSPDFEQVNGRDAYKLSVTEPDGELIELYFDAATYYKVKSINKQGEQVTGMLEFSDYKDVSGIKFPFTLVNTIGGNQQINFKVSEVKINSGLTDGEFK, from the coding sequence ATGTTAGGAGCATGTATCTCTGGTGCAGCACTGGCCCAGAGCGAAGCCCCCAAATATGATCCGCATGCAGCTTTCAGTCCTCTATTCTATCCTACTAACGGCAATGAGTATCGCAGCGCTTCCGGTGCTCCAGGCCACAAATACTGGCAAAACAAGGCAGATTATGCCATCAGTGCCACCCTGGATACAGGTGCGCACCGGTTAACAGGTTCCGTGGCGATTACATATACCAACAACAGTCCTGATCAGCTGCCTTTCCTCTGGCTGCAGCTGGATCAGAATATTTTCAGGGAAGATAGCCGTGGTTCTGCAACTGCTGTGGTAAGCGGGGGGCGTTTTGCCAACAAGTCTTACACGAAGGGAAATGAAATCAAATCTGTGAGTATTGTTGCAAGTGGCAAATCTACACCTGTAAAATTCCTGGTGACTGATACCCGCATGCAGCTCTTCCTGCCACAGCCACAGGCTGCTAACGGGGCTGCTATAAAGATCAAAATTGAGTATGCTTTCGATATTCCGCAATATGGTACTGACCGTATGGGCCGCTTAACGACCCAGAACGGATGGTTATATGAAGTAGCCCAGTGGTACCCGCGCATGGAAGTATATGACGACATCCTGGGCTGGAACAGTATTCCTTACCAGGGTGCAGCTGAGTTCTATCTTGAATATGGCAATTTCGACTATAAGATCACGGTTCCTGCCGGCCTGGTGGTAGTAGGTAGCGGGGAACTCGTAAACCCTGCGGAAGTATTGACTGCCAGAGAACAATCCCGCCTCGCTGCCGCTTATAAAAGCGAGAAAACGGTGATGATCAGGGATAGCAGCGACGTGGTTAAGGCCGCTGATAAACGCAAAGGTAACCTGACCTGGCATTTTGTATGTAAAAATGCAAGAGATGTATCCTGGGCGGCGAGTAAGGCGTTTGTATGGGATGCCGCACGGATAAACCTGCCTGGTGGCAAAAAAGCCTTGGCACAATCCGTATATCCTACCGAAGCGATCAGGCGCCCGAATGGCTGGATCAGGTCTACTGAATTTGTAAAAGGCTGTATTGAATATTATTCCAAACAATGGTTTCCATACACCTACCCTGTTGCGACAAACGTAGCCGGCAGCATTAGCGGGATGGAATACCCGGGTATCGTATTTTGCTCCTGGAGAAGCAGCGGTTCCGGTCTCTGGGGAGTAACTGATCACGAATTTGGTCATAACTGGTTCCCGATGATCGTGGGTAGCAATGAGCGTAAATACGCCTGGATGGATGAAGGCTTCAATACCTTTATCAACCAGGGTTCTACCGAGGCATTCAACAAGGGCGAATACTTTACGCCACAGACATTGCAGAACATGGGTCGTGGCATGGTAGGCCCTGACCCGATCATGACAATTCCTGATGTGGTGCAGAACAGCTACCTGGGAACAGCGGCCTATTTCAAGCCATCTGCGGGCCTGAACATTCTGCGTGATTATATCTTAGGCAAGGAGCGTTTTGAATTTGCATTCCGTACTTATATCAATCGCTGGGCGTTTAAGCATCCTACACCATGGGATTTCTTCCGTACCATGGAAAATGCTGCGGGCGAAGACCTGGCCTGGTTCTGGCGTGGCTGGTTCCTGGAAAACTGGGCACTGGACCAGGCGGTGAAAGATGTGAAATATGTAAGCGGTGATCCTTCCAAAGGCGCGCTGATCTCTATCGAAAACCGCGATCAGCTGGTACTGCCTGCAGTCGTAGCTTATACAGAGAGTAATGGTAAATCTGATACCGTACGCCTCCCTGCCGAGATCTGGCAACGTGGTGCTACCTGGACATTTAGAGTCAACACAAGTTCCAAGCTGACAAGTGTGGTGATCGATCCTGCGAAAGGATTGCCGGATGTAGATCCATCCAACAATACCTGGAAAGGTGAGGTACGTAAGGTAGCTGCGGGTGTAACTGCGACGGATGTCATCAACCGTTACTTTACGGCTATAGGTGGTATCGATAAACTGAATGGCATTAAAGACCAGTCTATGGCGGCTATCGGCAGCGTACAAGGCACTGAAATCTCTATGGTGAAGAAGTTTAAGTCTCCTGACAAGTACTATATGGACATCTACATTGCTGCCATGGGGGCACATGCGAGCCGCCTGATTATCAATGGCGATAGTGTGGTAGCTGAACAAATGGGTAACAAAATGCCCGTGGATGCCAGCATGAGAAATGAACTGAAATCCAGCCTGGAACTCTTCCCTGAAAAGCAATACCTGAGCGACGGTGCGAAAGTGGTATTGTCTCCGGATTTTGAACAGGTCAATGGCCGGGATGCTTATAAGCTGAGCGTGACTGAACCGGATGGTGAACTGATTGAACTGTATTTTGATGCGGCTACTTATTACAAAGTGAAGTCTATCAACAAGCAGGGCGAGCAGGTAACCGGTATGCTGGAGTTCAGTGATTACAAAGATGTGAGTGGTATTAAATTCCCATTCACCCTGGTCAACACCATCGGTGGTAATCAACAGATTAACTTCAAGGTAAGTGAGGTGAAAATCAACAGTGGGTTAACGGATGGGGAATTTAAATAA
- a CDS encoding ATP-binding response regulator — protein MHIRDTLTTITHTGADVDDLDLRTRIIKVNTMSLVIGLLATFFAWFFYAISGKMEILAAASLEGVAYFSIIWINKKGKYNLGALLAQLIPNLATLYFGIILSAVIEASLLAIFLIGSSFLIIKERKYRVISVSLTVIVLVLLQVNEELRIISPLTFGYTNQRIIHFSAISVVFSLNILIIALYVNQNDILVAELRERGEKLEKANDYKSVFVRETNHEIRVPLNAIHSISQLLVIQSRQQQELAPIRATAEHLCAASYHALEIINNVLELSRIEVGKMHEVFREPFDVRNWIDNIVVTSQYIARNKGVKIALDYDRQQMPAQIDSDKVKLTQIVNNILFNAIKFTADNSTVSIQVSTEKNSCYIRIRDAGKGMEKEQLEKIFDPFTTGKNDFSNGTGLGLHIARHLVSLLGGAITVESIPGKGTSFCIAFPLVAFEGNQPVQPVMKEMPPLPSFTNIRMMIVEDDQMSQIYLTRYLSSLGCHLLTAATGEQALGIMQEQPPDIVLLDSHLPDMDALALLEKFKLIPQLKDIPVIITTGDVFEESRNAMLNAGVAGYVTKPIDFNILTQEINNCLKLPALF, from the coding sequence ATGCATATCAGAGACACACTTACAACTATTACACACACAGGTGCTGATGTGGATGACCTGGATCTGCGTACCCGTATCATCAAAGTGAATACGATGTCGTTGGTCATTGGGTTGTTAGCGACTTTCTTTGCATGGTTCTTTTATGCTATTTCCGGGAAGATGGAAATCCTGGCGGCTGCCTCCCTGGAAGGGGTAGCTTATTTCTCTATTATCTGGATCAACAAAAAGGGTAAATATAACCTGGGTGCTCTCCTGGCACAGTTGATTCCTAATCTCGCTACTTTATATTTTGGGATTATCTTATCGGCAGTCATAGAAGCAAGTCTGCTGGCTATATTTTTAATTGGTTCCAGTTTCCTGATCATTAAGGAAAGAAAGTACCGGGTGATTTCGGTGTCGCTGACTGTGATTGTGCTGGTCCTGTTACAGGTAAATGAGGAACTGCGGATTATTAGTCCGCTGACCTTTGGATATACCAATCAGCGCATCATTCACTTTTCTGCTATAAGCGTTGTATTTAGTCTGAATATTCTCATTATTGCCCTCTATGTGAACCAGAATGATATTCTTGTGGCAGAGCTGCGGGAACGGGGTGAGAAACTGGAAAAGGCGAATGATTACAAGAGCGTATTTGTGCGGGAGACGAACCATGAAATCCGGGTACCCCTGAATGCAATTCATTCTATCAGCCAGTTATTAGTGATCCAGAGCAGGCAGCAGCAGGAGCTGGCGCCCATCCGGGCTACGGCGGAACACCTGTGTGCAGCGAGTTATCATGCGCTGGAAATTATCAATAACGTATTGGAACTATCACGTATCGAAGTGGGTAAGATGCACGAGGTATTCCGGGAGCCTTTTGATGTAAGGAACTGGATTGATAATATCGTGGTCACCAGTCAGTACATTGCCAGGAATAAGGGGGTGAAAATAGCGCTGGATTACGACCGGCAACAAATGCCTGCGCAGATCGACAGTGACAAGGTGAAGCTGACACAGATTGTGAACAATATCCTTTTTAATGCGATAAAATTTACGGCTGATAATTCCACTGTCAGCATCCAGGTATCTACCGAAAAGAACAGCTGTTATATCCGGATCCGCGATGCGGGTAAGGGTATGGAAAAGGAGCAGCTGGAAAAGATCTTCGATCCGTTTACTACGGGTAAGAATGATTTCTCCAATGGTACAGGCCTGGGCTTGCATATTGCACGTCACCTGGTGAGTTTATTAGGTGGCGCCATTACGGTGGAGAGTATCCCGGGAAAGGGCACATCGTTTTGTATAGCATTCCCCCTGGTGGCATTTGAAGGGAACCAGCCCGTGCAACCGGTGATGAAGGAAATGCCGCCACTGCCTTCCTTTACAAATATCCGGATGATGATTGTGGAGGATGACCAGATGAGCCAGATTTACCTGACGCGTTATTTGTCAAGCCTGGGATGTCATTTACTGACAGCAGCTACAGGAGAGCAGGCGCTGGGTATTATGCAGGAGCAGCCACCGGATATTGTATTGCTGGATAGTCATCTGCCGGATATGGACGCCCTGGCCCTGCTGGAGAAATTTAAATTGATACCACAGTTAAAAGATATTCCCGTTATCATCACCACCGGTGATGTTTTTGAAGAGAGCAGGAACGCGATGCTGAATGCAGGCGTTGCCGGATATGTTACTAAGCCCATTGATTTTAATATACTGACCCAGGAGATCAACAACTGCCTCAAGCTGCCCGCCCTGTTTTAA
- a CDS encoding terpene synthase family protein produces MKTINVPRLYCPFESRISPFVDKVDRHTTNWLHKFQLLSGEELYEKYANYKFAWMTCRTYPDADYDFLCAANDLNSLLFVMDDLLDHASSETAGYRTADYVQGIIGGFVNVLRFNKRIPISVNPIMAAFSDFWEKMRRLSSASWQCQFTLSLKAVFEAGMWEIENSRAQRHPSMLQYMKMRPFFAAANLATDLLEVATKQNLPVFVLQNEEFQRLVELARRTICWSNDLFSLSKELEHGDEHNLVVVIEHERNISLEQAIEETARIHDREMAQFEALRTQVPSFGLRIDSEIQHHLDAMGTMLKGFMDWSIYDTARYEFNYVTE; encoded by the coding sequence ATGAAGACTATTAACGTTCCGCGGCTTTACTGTCCTTTTGAGTCAAGGATCAGTCCATTTGTAGACAAGGTAGACAGACACACTACCAATTGGCTACACAAATTTCAACTTTTGTCCGGGGAGGAACTGTACGAAAAGTACGCAAATTACAAGTTCGCCTGGATGACCTGCAGGACTTACCCGGATGCAGATTACGATTTTCTTTGTGCGGCAAACGATCTGAACTCGCTGCTTTTTGTTATGGATGATTTACTGGACCATGCATCATCAGAGACTGCGGGGTACCGTACTGCAGATTATGTACAGGGTATCATTGGGGGCTTTGTGAATGTATTGCGGTTCAACAAGCGGATTCCTATTTCTGTGAACCCGATCATGGCGGCTTTCAGCGATTTCTGGGAAAAGATGCGGCGACTGAGCAGTGCTTCCTGGCAGTGCCAGTTTACGCTGAGCTTGAAAGCGGTATTTGAGGCGGGCATGTGGGAGATTGAGAACTCCCGTGCGCAGCGGCATCCGAGCATGCTACAGTACATGAAAATGCGGCCTTTTTTTGCTGCAGCCAACCTGGCTACTGACCTGCTGGAAGTGGCTACCAAACAGAATCTGCCCGTTTTTGTATTGCAAAATGAAGAGTTTCAGCGCCTGGTGGAGCTGGCACGGCGAACCATTTGCTGGTCTAATGACCTGTTCTCGTTGTCCAAAGAGCTTGAGCATGGAGATGAGCACAACCTGGTGGTCGTGATTGAACATGAGCGGAATATTTCCCTGGAGCAGGCCATAGAAGAGACGGCCCGGATCCATGACAGGGAGATGGCACAGTTTGAAGCATTGCGGACACAGGTACCTTCTTTCGGATTGCGTATAGATAGTGAGATTCAGCATCACCTGGATGCCATGGGTACGATGCTGAAGGGATTTATGGATTGGTCTATTTATGACACGGCAAGGTATGAGTTCAATTATGTAACTGAATAG